One region of Armigeres subalbatus isolate Guangzhou_Male chromosome 3, GZ_Asu_2, whole genome shotgun sequence genomic DNA includes:
- the LOC134224068 gene encoding trypsin alpha-3-like, with product MNHVKLLTLFAVAICQALSVSVSATNRIVNGSTVDIVNYPYQVAIIAWPNTDEEIGYAGGTLIADTWVLSAAHLFRSQRASHTGVRVGSSEVNEGGTVIEVAGLSYHPNYNPKNVDNDYVLLRLKQSYRIDPVARAIPMVDDGEVTADGTVCTASGWGDTMGTGNNDTLQAVDVPIVNHSQCKKNYAASKLSITDSMLCAGYDEGLQDSCTGDSGGPLVCQGKLVGVVSWGRKCASKNFYGVYANVAKARDWIKRKTGI from the exons ATGAACCACGTAAAACTACTAACATTGTTTGCAGTCGCAATCTGTCAAGCTTTGTCGGTGTCCGTCTCAGCCACAAATCGCATCGTAAATGGATCAACTGTCGATATAGTGAACTATCCCTATCAGGTGGCAATCATAGCCTGGCCCAATACGGATGAAGAAATCGGTTACGCAGGTGGCACACTGATTGCCGATACTTGGGTACTTTCGGCTGCGCATCTGTTTCG ATCCCAGAGAGCATCTCATACTGGAGTACGGGTGGGTTCATCCGAGGTCAACGAAGGAGGAACCGTTATTGAGGTCGCTGGGTTGTCGTACCACCCGAACTACAATCCAAAAAATGTTGACAATGATTACGTATTGCTTCGACTGAAGCAATCCTACAGGATAGATCCAGTTGCCCGGGCGATTCCAATGGTAGATGACGGCGAGGTGACGGCCGATGGGACTGTGTGCACGGCCAGCGGATGGGGTGATACCATGGGAACCGGCAACAACGATACCTTGCAAGCTGTGGATGTTCCGATTGTCAATCACAGTCAATGCAAGAAGAATTATGCTGCATCGAAGCTGAGCATTACTGACAGTATGCTGTGCGCAGGCTACGATGAAGGATTGCAGGATTCATGTACG GGTGATTCAGGAGGTCCTCTTGTGTGCCAAGGAAAGTTAGTTGGAGTGGTATCGTGGGGAAGAAAATGTGCTTCAAAGAACTTCTATGGGGTGTATGCAAATGTAGCCAAAGCTCGAGATTGGATCAAACGAAAAACTGGAATATAA